A portion of the Ricinus communis isolate WT05 ecotype wild-type chromosome 10, ASM1957865v1, whole genome shotgun sequence genome contains these proteins:
- the LOC8285581 gene encoding serine/threonine-protein kinase ZRK1 isoform X1 codes for MEDPINDIVFASEMSVHKNVLKLLGCCLESKIPILVFECAQKGILKDYFYKTDSASLLWQIRLRIAVDVASVISYLHSAFPRPIVHRDITLSNILLDEDYIAKVTGFSLSMSIPEGKTHIEDEVVGTPGYLAPAYFKTLMFNEKIDVYSFGVLLLVLLTGQQPILHSPTTTARYSLVNFVKEKIEDERFDEIIDPVILEEGPWPEKERQLEIFLTLAMQCTHENEEDRPEITDVAKQLRHIYHSLISNC; via the coding sequence ATGGAGGATCCTATCAATGACATTGTGTTTGCATCAGAAATGAGCGTGCACAAAAATGTTCTGAAATTGTTAGGATGTTGTTTAGAGTCAAAAATTCCCATTCTAGTTTTTGAATGTGCACAGAAAGGAATTCTGAAGGATTACTTTTACAAAACAGATAGTGCAAGTTTATTGTGGCAAATTAGGTTGAGAATTGCAGTTGATGTAGCTAGTGTAATTTCTTATCTCCATAGTGCATTTCCAAGACCCATAGTTCATAGAGATATCACACTCTCAAATATCTTGCTAGATGAAGACTATATCGCGAAAGTGACTGGTTTTTCACTATCCATGTCAATTCCCGAAGGTAAAACTCACATAGAGGATgaagttgtaggaactcctGGGTATCTTGCTCCTGCATACTTCAAAACACTAATGTTCAATGAGAAGATTGATGTTTATAGTTTTGGAGTACTTCTTCTGGTGCTTCTAACTGGCCAACAACCAATCCTTCATTCTCCGACAACTACTGCACGTTACAGTTTGGTAAATTTTgtcaaagaaaaaatagaggATGAGAGGTTTGATGAGATAATAGACCCCGTAATTCTTGAAGAGGGGCCATGGCCTGAGAAAGAGCGACAATTAGAAATCTTTTTAACACTTGCCATGCAGTGCACTCACGAGAATGAAGAGGACAGACCAGAAATTACTGACGTGGCAAAACAACTCAGGCATATTTATCACTCCCTTATTTCTAATTGTTAG
- the LOC8285581 gene encoding serine/threonine-protein kinase ZRK1 isoform X3, with amino-acid sequence MFSCFKGKKDETVLLRNGSRLLEKSIALNNGRDEDYIAKVTGFSLSMSIPEGKTHIEDEVVGTPGYLAPAYFKTLMFNEKIDVYSFGVLLLVLLTGQQPILHSPTTTARYSLVNFVKEKIEDERFDEIIDPVILEEGPWPEKERQLEIFLTLAMQCTHENEEDRPEITDVAKQLRHIYHSLISNC; translated from the exons ATGTTTTCATGCTTTAAAGGCAAGAAGGATGAAACAGTGCTATTGAGAAACGGAAGCAGACTATTAGAGAAGTCGATTGCCTTAAATAATGGCAGAG ATGAAGACTATATCGCGAAAGTGACTGGTTTTTCACTATCCATGTCAATTCCCGAAGGTAAAACTCACATAGAGGATgaagttgtaggaactcctGGGTATCTTGCTCCTGCATACTTCAAAACACTAATGTTCAATGAGAAGATTGATGTTTATAGTTTTGGAGTACTTCTTCTGGTGCTTCTAACTGGCCAACAACCAATCCTTCATTCTCCGACAACTACTGCACGTTACAGTTTGGTAAATTTTgtcaaagaaaaaatagaggATGAGAGGTTTGATGAGATAATAGACCCCGTAATTCTTGAAGAGGGGCCATGGCCTGAGAAAGAGCGACAATTAGAAATCTTTTTAACACTTGCCATGCAGTGCACTCACGAGAATGAAGAGGACAGACCAGAAATTACTGACGTGGCAAAACAACTCAGGCATATTTATCACTCCCTTATTTCTAATTGTTAG
- the LOC8285581 gene encoding serine/threonine-protein kinase ZRK1 isoform X4: MSPWSENKKDWKRANMFSCFKGKKDETVLLRNGSRLLEKSIALNNGRGKTHIEDEVVGTPGYLAPAYFKTLMFNEKIDVYSFGVLLLVLLTGQQPILHSPTTTARYSLVNFVKEKIEDERFDEIIDPVILEEGPWPEKERQLEIFLTLAMQCTHENEEDRPEITDVAKQLRHIYHSLISNC, from the exons ATGTCTCCTTGGtctgaaaacaagaaagatTGGAAAAGG GCAAATATGTTTTCATGCTTTAAAGGCAAGAAGGATGAAACAGTGCTATTGAGAAACGGAAGCAGACTATTAGAGAAGTCGATTGCCTTAAATAATGGCAGAG GTAAAACTCACATAGAGGATgaagttgtaggaactcctGGGTATCTTGCTCCTGCATACTTCAAAACACTAATGTTCAATGAGAAGATTGATGTTTATAGTTTTGGAGTACTTCTTCTGGTGCTTCTAACTGGCCAACAACCAATCCTTCATTCTCCGACAACTACTGCACGTTACAGTTTGGTAAATTTTgtcaaagaaaaaatagaggATGAGAGGTTTGATGAGATAATAGACCCCGTAATTCTTGAAGAGGGGCCATGGCCTGAGAAAGAGCGACAATTAGAAATCTTTTTAACACTTGCCATGCAGTGCACTCACGAGAATGAAGAGGACAGACCAGAAATTACTGACGTGGCAAAACAACTCAGGCATATTTATCACTCCCTTATTTCTAATTGTTAG
- the LOC8285581 gene encoding serine/threonine-protein kinase ZRK1 isoform X2: protein MSPWSENKKDWKRANMFSCFKGKKDETVLLRNGSRLLEKSIALNNGRDEDYIAKVTGFSLSMSIPEGKTHIEDEVVGTPGYLAPAYFKTLMFNEKIDVYSFGVLLLVLLTGQQPILHSPTTTARYSLVNFVKEKIEDERFDEIIDPVILEEGPWPEKERQLEIFLTLAMQCTHENEEDRPEITDVAKQLRHIYHSLISNC from the exons ATGTCTCCTTGGtctgaaaacaagaaagatTGGAAAAGG GCAAATATGTTTTCATGCTTTAAAGGCAAGAAGGATGAAACAGTGCTATTGAGAAACGGAAGCAGACTATTAGAGAAGTCGATTGCCTTAAATAATGGCAGAG ATGAAGACTATATCGCGAAAGTGACTGGTTTTTCACTATCCATGTCAATTCCCGAAGGTAAAACTCACATAGAGGATgaagttgtaggaactcctGGGTATCTTGCTCCTGCATACTTCAAAACACTAATGTTCAATGAGAAGATTGATGTTTATAGTTTTGGAGTACTTCTTCTGGTGCTTCTAACTGGCCAACAACCAATCCTTCATTCTCCGACAACTACTGCACGTTACAGTTTGGTAAATTTTgtcaaagaaaaaatagaggATGAGAGGTTTGATGAGATAATAGACCCCGTAATTCTTGAAGAGGGGCCATGGCCTGAGAAAGAGCGACAATTAGAAATCTTTTTAACACTTGCCATGCAGTGCACTCACGAGAATGAAGAGGACAGACCAGAAATTACTGACGTGGCAAAACAACTCAGGCATATTTATCACTCCCTTATTTCTAATTGTTAG